AACATGTCGTTTTAGCGTACAAAGAAGACAAAATTGTTGGTTGCGGTGCTATAAAGCAGTATTCTGACGATATTACTGAGATTAAACGAATGTATGTTCATCCTGATTTTCGTGGTCAAGGAATTGCCGGTGAAATTCTAAAGGAATTAGAACGATGGGCTACTGAATTATTTTTTTCCGAATGCATTTTAGAAACCGGGAAAAAACAACCTGAAGCCATTCGCCTTTATGAAAGATCCGGTTATCATATTATCCCGAATTTCGGACAATATGAAGGTATAGAGAGTAGTGTTTGTATGAAAAAAGTTATCTTATAATTTGTTTATATACAATCTCGATAGTTTTTACAATAAAAAAAGAAGCTTAAAAAACTTCTTTTTTTATTGACTACTCTAGTGCCATAATATAAGGGTAATACTATATTGTTTTGTAAATTCTTCTTACAGGGATTACGACTCCTTGCTTCAAAATAATACGTTCATCCGTTACACCCCAAATAGTAGTTTCCACCATTTTTTTAGAAACATTATCCTCAAAGTAAATCTTAATTTTCAGATGCTCCAAATTACCTAAGGTTAAAGCTCTGTTCAAATCTTCCATTCTTCTTGTAATGGCTACTTTATCATCATCTAAAACATCACTTTCCGGGAATGATAAGGCCTCTATTAGTTCTTTGTCAACTATTTCAAAATTTGCATCCATAAATTCATTTCATTTAAATAATACTCACATATATTAACTAAATTAAAAAAAAATCCTTACAGTTTTCCTAAAAAAGTATTAAAAAAAGCCATACTTCCGTATGGCTTTTTTATCTGTCTGATTTCGATTATTTTATATATGTTTTATTTCCGTTATCGT
This region of Flavobacterium inviolabile genomic DNA includes:
- a CDS encoding GNAT family N-acetyltransferase — its product is MPVLIRTTSNNNDFKNLVVLLDQDLKIRDGKEHLFFAQFNKIDKIKHVVLAYKEDKIVGCGAIKQYSDDITEIKRMYVHPDFRGQGIAGEILKELERWATELFFSECILETGKKQPEAIRLYERSGYHIIPNFGQYEGIESSVCMKKVIL